A window from Pseudomonas frederiksbergensis encodes these proteins:
- the prfB gene encoding peptide chain release factor 2 (programmed frameshift) yields MEINPILNSIKDLSERSETIRGYLDYDQKHERLTEVNRELEDPSVWNNPTYAQELGRERSLLAQIVETLDEMHTGLADAKDLLLMSAEEEDQAAVDDVAAEVERLRESLEKLEFRRMFSGEMDANNAYLDIQAGSGGTEAQDWANILLRMYLRWADKRGFDATIMELSAGEVAGIKGATVHIKGEYAFGWLRTEIGVHRLVRKSPYDSGNRRHTSFSAVFVSPEIDDNIEIDINPSDLRIDTYRSSGAGGQHVNTTDSAVRITHVPSNTVVSCQNERSQHANKDTAMKMLRARLYEQEVQKRNAASQALEDTKSDIGWGHQIRSYVLDASRIKDLRTNIERSDCDKVLDGDIDEYLVASLKQGL; encoded by the exons ATGGAAATCAACCCGATCCTTAACAGTATCAAGGACCTGTCCGAGCGCTCCGAAACTATTCGGGGGTATCTT GACTACGATCAAAAGCATGAGCGTCTGACTGAAGTCAATCGCGAGCTTGAAGATCCGTCTGTCTGGAACAACCCGACGTACGCTCAGGAGCTGGGCCGCGAGCGGTCGCTGCTGGCTCAGATCGTCGAAACCCTCGACGAAATGCACACAGGCCTGGCCGATGCCAAAGACCTGCTGCTGATGTCCGCCGAAGAAGAAGACCAGGCCGCCGTCGATGACGTCGCTGCCGAAGTCGAGCGTTTGCGCGAATCCCTGGAAAAACTCGAATTCCGTCGCATGTTCAGCGGTGAGATGGACGCCAACAACGCTTACCTGGACATCCAGGCCGGCTCTGGCGGTACCGAGGCTCAGGACTGGGCCAACATCCTGCTGCGCATGTACCTGCGCTGGGCCGACAAACGCGGTTTCGACGCGACCATCATGGAACTGTCGGCCGGTGAAGTCGCCGGTATCAAAGGCGCTACCGTGCACATCAAGGGCGAATACGCCTTTGGCTGGTTGCGTACCGAAATCGGCGTGCACCGCCTGGTGCGCAAGAGCCCGTACGATTCCGGCAACCGTCGCCACACCTCGTTCTCGGCCGTGTTCGTGTCGCCGGAAATCGATGACAACATCGAAATCGACATCAACCCGTCGGACCTGCGCATCGATACCTATCGCTCCTCCGGTGCCGGTGGTCAGCACGTAAACACCACCGACTCGGCCGTGCGTATTACGCACGTACCGTCCAACACCGTGGTCAGCTGCCAGAACGAACGCTCCCAGCACGCCAACAAAGACACCGCGATGAAAATGTTGCGGGCGCGCTTGTACGAGCAGGAAGTACAGAAACGCAATGCCGCCTCCCAGGCCCTGGAAGACACCAAGTCGGACATCGGCTGGGGTCACCAGATCCGCTCGTATGTACTCGATGCGTCGCGAATCAAGGATTTGCGCACTAACATCGAACGCAGCGACTGCGACAAGGTGCTCGACGGCGATATCGACGAATACCTGGTGGCCAGCCTGAAACAAGGCTTGTAA
- a CDS encoding chemotaxis protein CheW, with protein sequence MNAADTFSLTHEDAQAIDDCWNRIGIHGDKSCPLLSDHIHCRNCAVYSAAATRLLDRYALQQEDRGQASSTLESEVKTRSLLMFRLGEEWLALATRSLVEVAPLQAIHSLPHQRSRALLGVANVRGALVACLSLVELLGLDGASSTASGARVMPRMLIIAAHGGPVVVPVDEVDGIHAIDERVLEAASRSGTQASAKYTRGVLQFKSRSLRWLDEEQLLSAVTRSLT encoded by the coding sequence ATGAACGCCGCCGACACCTTTAGCCTCACCCATGAAGATGCCCAGGCCATCGACGACTGCTGGAACCGCATCGGTATCCACGGCGACAAGTCCTGCCCGCTTCTGAGCGATCACATTCACTGCCGCAATTGCGCGGTGTATTCGGCCGCGGCGACGCGCTTACTCGACCGCTACGCGTTGCAGCAGGAAGACCGTGGGCAAGCCTCCAGCACGCTCGAGAGCGAGGTGAAAACCCGTTCACTGCTGATGTTCCGCCTGGGTGAAGAATGGCTGGCCCTGGCCACTCGCAGTCTGGTGGAAGTGGCGCCGCTGCAAGCGATTCATTCCCTGCCGCACCAACGCTCCCGGGCTTTGCTCGGCGTGGCGAATGTGCGCGGCGCGTTGGTGGCGTGCCTGTCGCTGGTGGAATTGCTCGGGCTCGATGGCGCCAGCAGCACGGCGTCCGGTGCGCGGGTCATGCCGCGCATGCTGATCATCGCCGCACACGGCGGGCCGGTGGTGGTGCCGGTGGATGAAGTGGACGGGATTCACGCCATCGACGAGCGCGTCCTCGAGGCGGCGTCCCGCTCTGGTACGCAGGCCAGCGCCAAATACACCCGTGGCGTGTTGCAATTCAAAAGTCGCAGCCTGCGTTGGCTGGATGAAGAACAGCTGTTGTCCGCCGTGACCCGGAGCCTTACATGA
- a CDS encoding hybrid sensor histidine kinase/response regulator, with protein sequence MTPEQMRDASLLELFSMEAEAQTLVLSAGLLALERDPTQADHLESCMRAAHSLKGAARIVGVDAGVSVAHVMEDCLVSAQEGRLYLRPEHIDALLQGTDLLMRIATPDNNPEPAEIEAYGVLMALLLDPMAAPAPVTAPVAPVMAELQLEAPAPKAEAPIPVAEPQPAEPPRKAKRTTENGERVLRVTAERLNSLLDLSSKSLVETLRLKPHLATMQRLKRMQNNGLRALENLNVHLKEHALSLEAQEALEVARRLLAESQQLLAEKNAELDEFAWQASQRAQVLYDTALACRMRPFADVLTGQERMVRDLGRSLGKHVRLEIEGEKTQVDRDVLEKLEAPLTHLLRNAVDHGIESPEQRLLAGKPAEGLIRLRASHQAGLLVLELSDDGNGVDLEKVRRSIIERQLSPAETAAQLSEEELLTFLFLPGFSLRDTVTEVSGRGVGLDAVQHMVRQVRGAVVLEQVAGEGSRFHLEVPLTLSVVRSLVVEVGDEAYAFPLAHIERMCDLEPADIVQVEGRQHFWHEGRHVGLVAASQLLQRPAGQNSQQTLKVVVIREREAIYGVAVERFIGERTLVVLPLDERLGKVQDISAGALLDDGSVVLIVDVEDMLRSVDKLLNTGRLERIARQGNQAVEAARKRILVVDDSLTVRELQRKLLLNRGYDVAVAVDGMDGWNALRSEDFDLLITDIDMPRMDGIELVSLLRRDNRLQSLPVMVVSYKDREEDRRRGLDAGADYYLAKASFHDDALLDAVVELIGGARA encoded by the coding sequence ATGACCCCCGAGCAAATGCGCGACGCCTCTTTGCTGGAACTGTTCAGTATGGAAGCCGAGGCCCAGACGCTGGTGCTGAGCGCAGGTCTTCTGGCGCTGGAGCGCGACCCGACCCAGGCCGATCATCTCGAATCGTGCATGCGCGCGGCGCACTCGCTCAAGGGGGCGGCGCGGATTGTCGGCGTCGATGCCGGGGTCAGCGTCGCGCATGTGATGGAGGATTGCCTGGTCAGTGCCCAGGAAGGGCGCCTGTACCTGCGGCCCGAGCACATCGATGCCTTGTTGCAAGGCACCGATTTGCTGATGCGCATTGCGACGCCGGACAACAACCCTGAACCGGCGGAAATCGAGGCCTATGGGGTGTTGATGGCGCTGTTGCTGGATCCGATGGCGGCGCCCGCTCCGGTCACTGCGCCAGTCGCGCCGGTGATGGCGGAACTTCAGCTCGAAGCACCTGCGCCCAAGGCCGAAGCGCCAATTCCGGTCGCCGAACCGCAACCCGCAGAACCGCCACGCAAGGCCAAGCGCACTACCGAAAATGGCGAGCGGGTGCTGCGAGTCACGGCCGAACGCCTGAACAGCCTGCTTGATCTGTCGAGCAAATCATTGGTGGAAACCCTGCGGCTCAAACCGCACCTGGCCACCATGCAACGCCTCAAGCGCATGCAGAACAATGGCCTGCGAGCCCTGGAAAATCTCAACGTCCACCTCAAGGAACATGCCTTGAGCCTGGAAGCACAGGAAGCCCTCGAAGTCGCTCGTCGGCTATTGGCTGAGTCTCAGCAATTGCTGGCGGAAAAGAACGCCGAACTGGATGAGTTCGCCTGGCAGGCCAGTCAACGGGCGCAAGTGTTGTACGACACCGCGTTGGCTTGCCGCATGCGGCCGTTTGCCGATGTGTTGACCGGGCAGGAGCGCATGGTCCGCGACCTCGGTCGCAGCCTCGGCAAGCATGTGCGGCTGGAGATCGAGGGCGAGAAAACCCAGGTCGACCGTGACGTCTTGGAAAAGCTGGAAGCGCCGCTGACGCACCTGCTGCGCAATGCCGTGGATCACGGCATCGAATCCCCGGAACAACGGCTATTGGCGGGCAAACCCGCTGAAGGCCTGATCCGTTTGCGCGCTTCCCATCAGGCCGGTTTGCTGGTGCTGGAGTTGAGCGATGACGGCAATGGCGTCGACCTGGAAAAGGTCCGCCGCAGCATCATCGAACGCCAATTGTCCCCGGCCGAAACCGCCGCGCAATTGAGTGAGGAAGAGCTGCTGACCTTCCTGTTCTTGCCGGGTTTCAGCCTGCGCGACACGGTCACCGAAGTCTCCGGGCGCGGCGTCGGGCTGGATGCGGTCCAGCACATGGTCCGCCAGGTGCGCGGCGCGGTCGTGCTGGAGCAGGTGGCGGGCGAGGGCAGTCGTTTTCACCTCGAAGTGCCGCTGACCCTGTCGGTGGTGCGCAGCCTGGTGGTGGAAGTCGGTGATGAGGCGTATGCCTTCCCGCTGGCCCATATCGAACGGATGTGCGATCTGGAGCCGGCGGACATTGTCCAGGTCGAAGGTCGTCAGCATTTCTGGCACGAAGGCCGGCATGTCGGGCTGGTCGCCGCCAGTCAGCTGTTGCAGCGCCCAGCGGGCCAGAACAGTCAGCAAACCCTAAAAGTGGTGGTGATTCGCGAACGCGAGGCGATTTACGGCGTGGCGGTCGAGCGGTTTATCGGCGAACGAACGTTGGTCGTGTTGCCGCTGGACGAGCGTCTGGGCAAGGTGCAGGACATTTCCGCCGGGGCCTTGCTCGACGATGGTTCCGTGGTGCTGATCGTCGATGTCGAAGACATGCTGCGTTCGGTGGACAAACTGCTCAATACCGGGCGTCTTGAGCGCATCGCCCGACAGGGCAACCAGGCGGTTGAAGCGGCTCGAAAACGGATTCTGGTGGTCGACGATTCGCTGACGGTGCGTGAGCTGCAACGCAAGTTGCTACTCAATCGCGGCTACGACGTGGCGGTGGCGGTGGACGGAATGGATGGCTGGAACGCATTGCGATCGGAGGATTTCGATCTGCTGATCACCGATATCGATATGCCGCGCATGGATGGCATCGAGCTGGTGTCTTTGCTGCGTCGGGACAATCGCCTGCAATCCCTGCCGGTGATGGTGGTGTCTTACAAGGATCGTGAAGAGGACCGTCGCCGTGGACTGGACGCTGGAGCCGACTATTATCTAGCCAAGGCCAGTTTTCATGACGACGCCCTGCTTGACGCGGTGGTTGAGCTCATTGGAGGAGCGCGTGCATGA
- a CDS encoding chemotaxis response regulator protein-glutamate methylesterase gives MKIAIVNDMPMAVEALRRALAFDPAHEVVWVASNGAEAVQRCAENTPDLILMDLIMPVMDGVEATRRIMAETPCAIVIVTVDREQNVHRVFEAMGHGALDVVDTPAIGAGNAQEAAAPLLRKIMNIGWLIGDRGNRERAAPSPHRSSGSRQRLVAIGSSAGGPAALEVLLKGLPQNFSAAIVLVQHVDQVFAAGMAEWLSSASGLDVRLAQEGEPPQAGSVLLAGTNHHIRLLKNGTLAYTAEPVNEIYRPSIDVFFESVASYWNGDAVGVLLTGMGRDGAQGLKLMRQQGYLTIAQDQNSSAVYGMPKAAAAIDAAMEIRPLDKIAPRLLEIFPK, from the coding sequence ATGAAAATAGCGATCGTCAACGACATGCCCATGGCGGTGGAGGCTCTACGCCGCGCCTTGGCTTTCGATCCGGCGCACGAAGTGGTCTGGGTCGCCAGCAATGGGGCCGAGGCGGTGCAGCGGTGCGCTGAAAATACGCCGGATCTGATTCTGATGGACCTGATCATGCCCGTGATGGACGGCGTGGAGGCGACCCGGCGGATCATGGCCGAGACGCCGTGCGCGATTGTCATCGTTACGGTCGACCGCGAGCAGAACGTGCATCGGGTGTTCGAGGCCATGGGCCACGGAGCGCTGGATGTGGTCGATACGCCGGCCATCGGTGCCGGCAATGCCCAGGAGGCAGCAGCCCCGTTACTGCGCAAGATCATGAACATCGGTTGGCTGATCGGTGACCGGGGCAATCGCGAGCGAGCCGCCCCGAGCCCGCACCGCAGTTCAGGTTCGCGCCAGCGCCTGGTCGCCATTGGCTCATCGGCAGGTGGGCCGGCGGCGCTGGAAGTCTTGCTCAAGGGGCTGCCGCAAAATTTTTCGGCGGCCATCGTGCTGGTGCAGCATGTCGACCAGGTGTTCGCCGCCGGCATGGCCGAATGGCTCAGCAGCGCCAGCGGCCTGGATGTGCGCCTGGCCCAGGAAGGTGAGCCTCCGCAGGCCGGCTCGGTGTTGCTGGCGGGCACCAACCACCATATTCGCTTGTTGAAAAACGGCACGCTGGCCTACACCGCCGAACCGGTCAACGAGATCTACCGGCCCTCGATCGATGTGTTTTTCGAGAGTGTGGCCAGTTACTGGAACGGCGATGCCGTGGGTGTTTTGCTCACCGGCATGGGACGCGATGGCGCACAGGGGCTTAAACTCATGCGCCAACAGGGCTACCTGACCATCGCTCAGGATCAGAACAGCAGTGCGGTGTACGGAATGCCGAAGGCGGCAGCGGCCATCGATGCCGCGATGGAAATCCGTCCACTGGACAAGATAGCGCCACGATTGCTGGAGATATTCCCCAAATGA
- a CDS encoding response regulator produces MNDLQLDGFKTDENAAMVLLVDDQAMIGEAVRRGLSNEENIDFHFCSDPHQAIAQAIRIKPTVILQDLVMPGLDGLSLVREYRNHPATKDIPIIVLSTKEDPLIKSAAFAAGANDYLVKLPDNIELVARIRYHSRSYMTLLQRDAAYRALRVSQQQLLDTNLVLQRLMNSDGLTGLSNRRHFDEYLELEWRRSLRDQSQLSLLMIDVDYFKSYNDSFGHLEGDEALRKVATAIRDASARPSDLPARYGGEEFALVLPNTSQGGARMVAEKLRQTVASLKIPHISPIEGSSLTISIGLSTMTPQPGGDCRQLISAADKGLYLAKNNGRNQVGIE; encoded by the coding sequence ATGAATGACTTACAGCTCGACGGCTTCAAAACCGACGAAAACGCCGCCATGGTGTTGTTGGTGGACGATCAGGCAATGATCGGCGAGGCGGTGCGCCGCGGGTTGTCGAACGAAGAAAACATCGACTTCCACTTCTGCTCCGACCCGCACCAGGCCATCGCCCAGGCGATCCGAATAAAACCGACGGTGATTCTCCAGGATCTGGTGATGCCCGGTCTTGACGGCTTGAGCCTGGTGCGCGAATACCGCAACCATCCGGCGACCAAGGACATCCCGATCATTGTCCTGTCGACCAAGGAAGACCCGCTGATCAAGAGCGCGGCGTTTGCGGCCGGGGCCAATGATTACCTGGTCAAGTTGCCGGACAACATCGAACTGGTGGCGCGCATCCGCTATCACTCGCGCTCCTACATGACGTTGCTGCAGCGTGACGCCGCGTATCGCGCGCTGCGGGTCAGCCAGCAGCAGTTGCTGGACACCAACCTGGTGCTGCAACGCTTGATGAACTCGGATGGCCTGACCGGGCTGTCGAACCGTCGGCATTTCGACGAATACCTGGAGCTTGAGTGGCGCCGTTCGCTGCGCGACCAGAGTCAACTGTCCCTGCTGATGATCGATGTGGATTACTTCAAGTCCTACAACGACAGTTTCGGTCACCTTGAAGGCGATGAAGCCTTGCGCAAAGTGGCCACGGCGATCCGTGATGCCAGCGCCCGACCTTCGGACCTGCCGGCCCGTTACGGCGGCGAAGAATTCGCCCTGGTGCTGCCCAATACGTCGCAGGGCGGTGCCCGGATGGTGGCGGAAAAACTGCGCCAGACCGTAGCGTCGCTAAAAATTCCGCATATTTCCCCGATTGAAGGATCGAGCCTGACCATCAGCATCGGCCTGTCGACCATGACCCCGCAACCGGGGGGCGATTGCCGTCAACTGATCTCGGCGGCGGACAAGGGGCTGTATCTGGCGAAGAACAATGGGCGCAATCAGGTTGGGATCGAATAA